The proteins below come from a single Paracoccus sp. SCSIO 75233 genomic window:
- the ilvA gene encoding threonine ammonia-lyase IlvA has translation MSDFTNAVTAAETALRDLFPETPLQLNDHLSARYGTEIWLKREDLTPVRSYKLRGAFNAMRKAIDAGSTRHFVCASAGNHAQGMAFACRHFGARGTIFMPVTTPQQKIAKTRIFGGDSVEIVLTGDYFDQTLAASQQFAAENSAAFLSPFDAADVIEGQATVAREILTQLPAPPDLVILPVGGGGLSAGMTGYMASAAPGTEFIFAEPQGGSSLKQSLAAGVQVTLPKVDSFVDGAAVARIGDLPFARLRGFSADQVLTAPEDRLCITMLDMLNVEGVVLEPAGALSIDVLQDLHATGQLTGKRVVCIVSGGNFDFERLPEVKERAQRYSGVKKYYILRLPQRPGALRDFLEMLGPDDDIARFEYLKKSARNFGSVLIGIETSDPANLTTLTAKLDAAGFTYQDITNDDLLAQFLI, from the coding sequence ATGTCCGACTTCACCAACGCCGTTACCGCCGCCGAAACCGCCCTCCGCGATCTCTTTCCGGAGACGCCGCTGCAACTGAACGACCATCTCTCGGCCCGCTACGGCACGGAGATCTGGCTGAAGCGTGAAGACCTCACACCCGTGCGCAGCTACAAGCTGCGGGGCGCGTTCAATGCCATGCGCAAGGCCATCGACGCGGGCAGCACGCGACATTTCGTCTGCGCCTCTGCCGGGAACCATGCGCAGGGCATGGCTTTTGCCTGCCGCCATTTCGGCGCGCGCGGCACCATCTTCATGCCGGTCACGACGCCGCAGCAGAAGATTGCCAAGACCCGCATCTTCGGCGGCGACAGTGTCGAGATCGTGCTGACCGGGGATTATTTCGACCAGACGCTCGCCGCCTCGCAGCAATTCGCGGCCGAAAACAGCGCCGCCTTCCTGTCGCCCTTCGACGCCGCCGACGTGATCGAGGGGCAGGCGACCGTCGCCCGTGAAATCCTGACCCAGCTTCCCGCCCCGCCCGATCTCGTCATTCTGCCGGTCGGCGGTGGCGGATTATCGGCGGGGATGACGGGTTACATGGCCAGCGCCGCGCCCGGGACGGAATTCATCTTCGCCGAGCCGCAAGGCGGGTCCAGCCTGAAGCAGTCGCTCGCCGCCGGGGTGCAGGTGACGCTGCCCAAGGTCGACAGCTTCGTCGACGGCGCGGCCGTGGCCCGGATCGGGGATCTGCCGTTTGCACGGCTGCGCGGCTTTTCCGCCGATCAGGTGCTGACCGCGCCGGAGGACAGGCTGTGCATCACCATGCTCGACATGCTGAACGTCGAAGGCGTGGTGCTGGAACCCGCAGGCGCGCTGTCCATCGACGTGTTGCAAGACCTCCATGCCACCGGGCAACTGACCGGCAAGCGCGTCGTCTGCATCGTCTCCGGCGGCAATTTCGATTTCGAACGCCTGCCCGAGGTGAAAGAACGCGCCCAGCGTTACAGCGGCGTCAAGAAATACTACATCCTCCGCCTGCCACAACGCCCCGGCGCGCTGCGCGATTTCCTCGAAATGCTCGGTCCCGATGACGACATCGCGCGTTTCGAATATCTCAAGAAATCGGCCCGCAATTTCGGCTCCGTCCTGATCGGCATCGAAACCTCCGACCCGGCGAACCTCACCACGCTCACCGCCAAGCTCGACGCCGCCGGCTTCACCTATCAGGACATCACCAATGACGACCTGCTCGCCCAGTTCCTGATCTGA
- a CDS encoding glycine C-acetyltransferase: protein MSLIDRLSAELDQIRDDGLFKRERVITSMQAGRIDVASGQAVLNFCANNYLGLANHPDLIAAGRGALDRYGYGMASVRFICGTQEEHKQLEARIAGFLGTEDAILFSSCFDANTGLFETILGAEDAIISDALNHASIIDGVRLCKAERHRYANNDMGELEACLKAAAGSRNRVIVTDGVFSMDGVIADLPAICDLAERYDATVVVDDSHAVGLTGPGGRGTPALHGVADRVGVLTGTLGKALGGASGGYVAGPGPLVEMLRQRSRPYLFSNTLAPVIAAASLTALDLIEAGEDLRARLDGNAARFRREMEAAGFTLAGAGHPIIPVMLGDAHLASDFAARMMERGVYVTAFSFPVVPRGQARIRTQMSAAHSEADLSACIAAFIETGRELKVIA from the coding sequence ATGAGCCTGATTGACCGCCTGTCCGCAGAGCTTGACCAGATCCGCGATGACGGGTTGTTCAAGCGGGAACGTGTCATCACCTCCATGCAGGCCGGACGCATCGACGTCGCATCGGGGCAGGCGGTGCTGAATTTCTGCGCCAATAACTATCTCGGCCTCGCGAACCATCCCGACCTGATTGCAGCGGGGCGGGGTGCGCTGGACCGTTACGGCTATGGCATGGCCTCGGTCCGGTTCATCTGCGGCACGCAGGAGGAGCATAAACAGCTTGAGGCACGCATCGCCGGTTTTTTGGGGACGGAGGACGCGATCCTGTTCTCCTCCTGCTTCGATGCGAATACCGGGCTTTTCGAGACCATTCTGGGCGCGGAGGATGCGATCATCTCGGACGCGCTCAACCATGCTTCGATCATCGACGGGGTGCGGCTGTGCAAGGCAGAGCGGCATCGTTACGCGAATAACGATATGGGCGAGCTTGAAGCCTGCCTGAAGGCCGCAGCAGGGTCGCGGAACCGGGTGATCGTGACGGATGGCGTGTTCTCCATGGACGGGGTGATCGCCGATCTGCCTGCGATCTGTGATCTGGCCGAACGGTATGACGCGACGGTCGTCGTCGATGACAGCCATGCGGTCGGGCTGACCGGGCCGGGAGGACGCGGGACACCGGCGCTGCATGGCGTGGCGGATCGGGTCGGCGTGCTGACCGGGACGCTTGGCAAGGCGCTTGGCGGGGCATCGGGCGGCTATGTCGCCGGACCCGGCCCGCTGGTGGAGATGCTGCGGCAGCGGTCGCGGCCCTATCTGTTTTCCAACACGCTGGCCCCGGTGATCGCCGCCGCCTCGCTGACGGCGCTTGACCTGATCGAGGCGGGCGAGGATCTGCGGGCAAGACTGGACGGCAATGCCGCACGGTTCCGGCGGGAGATGGAGGCGGCCGGGTTCACGCTGGCTGGTGCGGGCCATCCGATCATCCCGGTGATGCTGGGGGACGCGCATCTGGCGTCGGATTTCGCCGCGCGGATGATGGAACGGGGGGTTTATGTGACCGCGTTCTCCTTCCCCGTGGTGCCGCGCGGGCAGGCGCGCATCCGCACCCAGATGTCGGCGGCCCATAGCGAGGCAGATCTGTCCGCCTGCATCGCCGCCTTTATCGAGACGGG
- the pncA gene encoding bifunctional nicotinamidase/pyrazinamidase, with product MPRALIVIDAQVDFCPGGRLAVDGGDEIIAPINDLMADYDAVVLTQDWHPEDHSSFADNHDGAEPFSTIEMDYGPQVLWPRHCVIGSPGARFHPALAVDVADMVLRKGYRPDIDSYSAFFENDHRTRTGLEGYLRERGLLQIDFVGLAHDFCVAWSAVDAAKLGFSVRVIEGATRAIDLNGSKKAAQDNMRAAGVTLI from the coding sequence ATGCCCAGAGCCCTGATTGTCATCGATGCACAGGTCGATTTCTGCCCCGGCGGGCGGCTGGCCGTGGATGGCGGGGATGAGATCATCGCGCCGATCAACGATCTGATGGCGGATTACGATGCGGTCGTGCTGACTCAGGACTGGCATCCGGAGGATCATTCCAGCTTTGCCGATAACCATGACGGGGCGGAGCCGTTCTCTACCATCGAGATGGATTATGGTCCGCAGGTGTTGTGGCCGCGGCATTGCGTGATCGGCTCCCCCGGGGCGCGGTTTCATCCGGCACTTGCGGTCGATGTGGCGGATATGGTGCTGCGCAAGGGATACCGGCCGGATATCGACAGTTATTCGGCGTTTTTCGAGAATGACCACCGGACCCGCACCGGTCTGGAAGGGTATCTGCGTGAGCGGGGGCTGTTGCAGATCGATTTCGTCGGCCTTGCCCATGATTTCTGCGTCGCGTGGAGTGCTGTTGACGCGGCGAAGCTGGGTTTCTCCGTGCGTGTGATCGAGGGCGCGACGCGGGCGATAGACCTGAACGGCTCAAAAAAAGCGGCGCAGGATAATATGCGCGCGGCAGGGGTGACGCTGATATGA
- a CDS encoding sulfite exporter TauE/SafE family protein, with the protein MTEFIITMLAFMAGGILKGAIGAGAPVLVVPVMSIYFGVPYAVAAFTLPAIASNIWQGWHYRHSLEDAGFLWRLTLGAGIGAFLGTVLLANLPGELLSLVVGVLALCYVGFKLFKPGWSLPYETARRLAAPAGFTAGVLQGAAGISAPVSVTFMHAANLGRLRFIASISIFFLGMSCVQLPSQIGLGVMDRQIFLFSLMGCVPLFLGMPIGAWLVKRFGVKLFDRLIMTLLVVISVTLIAEAF; encoded by the coding sequence ATGACGGAATTCATCATAACAATGCTCGCCTTCATGGCCGGGGGAATTCTAAAGGGCGCCATCGGCGCCGGTGCGCCGGTGTTGGTGGTGCCGGTTATGTCGATTTATTTTGGCGTTCCTTATGCCGTGGCCGCGTTCACGCTGCCTGCTATAGCTTCAAATATATGGCAGGGCTGGCATTACCGGCACTCGCTTGAGGACGCGGGATTCCTGTGGCGACTGACGCTTGGGGCCGGGATCGGGGCGTTTTTGGGCACGGTTTTGCTGGCCAATCTGCCCGGAGAGCTGTTGTCGCTGGTCGTGGGTGTTCTGGCGCTGTGCTATGTCGGGTTCAAGCTGTTCAAACCGGGCTGGTCGCTGCCCTATGAGACCGCGCGGCGGCTGGCGGCGCCGGCGGGGTTTACGGCGGGAGTGCTTCAGGGCGCGGCGGGGATTTCGGCACCGGTTTCGGTGACCTTCATGCATGCGGCTAATCTTGGGCGGCTGCGGTTCATCGCGTCGATTTCGATCTTTTTCCTTGGAATGTCGTGCGTTCAGTTGCCATCCCAGATCGGGCTGGGGGTGATGGACCGGCAGATATTCCTGTTCAGCCTTATGGGCTGCGTGCCGCTGTTTCTTGGCATGCCGATTGGCGCGTGGCTGGTCAAACGCTTCGGGGTGAAGCTGTTCGACCGGCTGATCATGACGCTGCTGGTGGTGATCTCCGTCACGCTGATCGCGGAGGCGTTTTGA
- a CDS encoding acetyl-CoA C-acyltransferase family protein: MSDIVILSGARTAIGTFGGSLATVAPIDLAATVTRAALERAGTAPDQIGTVVFGHVINTEPRDMYLSRVAMLDAGIPDTTPAMNVNRLCGSGAQAIVSATQALMLGDADFAVAGGAESMSRSPYAVPQARFGTKMGDAKMLDMMTGALTCPMGTGHMGVTAENVAAENGISREDQDAFALESQNRAAKAIADGLFAEQITPVEISSRKGPVLFEVDEHPKQTSAEKLAALKTVFKKDGTVTAGNASGINDGAAALVLAREDAAKAAGLTPRFRILGYAHAGVRPEVMGIGPVPAVQSLLKRTGLSVGDFDVIESNEAFAAQALAVNKELGLDPAKVNPNGGAIALGHPVGATGAIITVKTMYELDRIGGKRGLITMCIGGGQGIAIAIERI, from the coding sequence ATGTCCGATATCGTCATCCTGTCCGGCGCTCGCACCGCCATCGGCACCTTTGGCGGCAGCCTCGCCACCGTCGCGCCGATCGACCTCGCGGCCACCGTCACCCGCGCGGCACTTGAGCGCGCGGGCACCGCACCCGACCAGATCGGCACGGTCGTCTTCGGCCATGTCATCAATACCGAGCCGCGCGATATGTATCTCTCCCGCGTCGCCATGCTCGACGCAGGCATCCCCGACACCACACCGGCGATGAACGTCAACCGGCTCTGCGGCTCCGGCGCGCAGGCCATCGTGTCGGCCACGCAGGCGCTGATGCTGGGCGACGCCGATTTCGCCGTCGCGGGCGGTGCGGAATCCATGTCCCGCTCGCCCTACGCTGTGCCGCAGGCGCGCTTCGGCACCAAGATGGGCGACGCGAAGATGCTCGACATGATGACCGGCGCGCTGACCTGCCCGATGGGCACCGGCCATATGGGCGTCACCGCCGAAAACGTTGCCGCCGAGAACGGCATCAGCCGTGAGGATCAGGACGCCTTCGCCCTCGAATCCCAGAACCGCGCTGCCAAGGCCATCGCGGACGGGCTGTTCGCCGAGCAGATCACCCCGGTCGAAATCAGCAGCCGCAAGGGCCCGGTCTTGTTCGAGGTCGACGAACACCCCAAACAGACCTCGGCCGAGAAACTCGCCGCGCTGAAAACCGTGTTCAAAAAGGACGGCACCGTCACCGCAGGCAACGCCTCGGGCATCAATGATGGCGCGGCGGCGCTGGTCCTCGCCCGCGAAGACGCCGCCAAAGCCGCCGGCCTCACGCCCCGTTTCCGTATCCTCGGCTACGCCCATGCCGGCGTCCGGCCCGAGGTCATGGGGATCGGCCCCGTCCCCGCCGTTCAGAGCCTGCTGAAACGCACCGGGCTCTCGGTCGGCGATTTCGACGTGATCGAATCGAATGAGGCATTCGCGGCCCAGGCCCTCGCCGTCAACAAGGAACTCGGCCTCGACCCGGCGAAGGTGAACCCGAATGGCGGCGCCATCGCGCTTGGCCACCCGGTCGGCGCGACGGGGGCGATCATCACCGTCAAGACGATGTACGAGCTTGACCGCATCGGCGGCAAACGCGGCCTCATCACCATGTGCATCGGCGGCGGCCAGGGCATCGCCATCGCGATCGAGCGGATCTGA
- a CDS encoding AEC family transporter translates to MLAIFLKTLPFFMLIGLGWAAARTRFFPPEAAAWLTKFVFYFPLSAMLFRFAATLEINAIWDPRFVAAYLAGSLLIWALGVAVGKWRGLPISEAAMEAHCCVIGNTGFLGVPMLVALMGEAAAGPVLMVLIIDLVVFSTLITVIITAARQGGLRLSIAGRLLRGLIANPMIVSMGLGLIWSAWSLPLPDPAYEFLTILSAAATPGALFAIGASLVGRKAERPVAAIWLSFAKLILHPASVAIAALSLGVAPFPAGVMIAAASLPVAGNVYMLAQYFGIAVQRVSSSILISTAASILTVTVVLHLIERF, encoded by the coding sequence ATGCTGGCGATTTTCCTCAAGACGCTGCCATTTTTCATGCTGATCGGCCTCGGCTGGGCCGCCGCCCGCACGCGGTTCTTCCCTCCGGAAGCCGCCGCCTGGCTGACGAAATTCGTCTTCTACTTCCCGCTCTCGGCCATGCTCTTCCGCTTCGCCGCCACGCTAGAGATCAACGCGATCTGGGATCCACGCTTCGTTGCCGCCTATCTGGCCGGCTCGCTGCTGATCTGGGCGCTCGGCGTCGCCGTCGGCAAATGGCGCGGCCTGCCCATATCCGAGGCAGCGATGGAGGCGCATTGCTGCGTCATCGGCAATACCGGCTTCCTCGGCGTCCCCATGCTGGTCGCCCTGATGGGCGAAGCCGCCGCCGGTCCGGTGCTGATGGTGCTGATCATCGACCTTGTGGTATTCTCCACCCTCATCACCGTCATCATCACCGCCGCACGTCAGGGCGGGCTGCGGCTGTCCATTGCAGGCCGCCTGCTCCGCGGTCTGATCGCCAACCCGATGATCGTCTCGATGGGGCTGGGCCTGATCTGGTCGGCATGGTCCCTGCCGCTGCCCGATCCCGCCTATGAGTTCCTGACCATCCTCTCCGCCGCCGCCACTCCCGGCGCACTTTTCGCCATCGGCGCGAGCCTTGTCGGACGGAAGGCCGAACGTCCCGTAGCCGCAATCTGGCTCAGCTTCGCCAAGCTGATCCTCCACCCCGCCTCCGTCGCCATCGCCGCCCTGTCGCTCGGCGTCGCCCCCTTCCCCGCAGGCGTCATGATCGCAGCCGCTTCACTGCCGGTCGCAGGCAATGTCTACATGCTCGCCCAATATTTCGGCATCGCCGTGCAGCGCGTCTCCTCCTCCATCCTGATCTCAACCGCCGCGAGCATCCTGACGGTGACGGTGGTGCTGCATTTGATTGAGCGGTTTTAG
- a CDS encoding argininosuccinate synthase translates to MTAPKKVVLAYSGGLDTSIILKWLQTEYGCEVITFTADLGQGEELEPARAKAELLGIRPENIHIDDLREEFTRDFVFPMFRANAVYEGLYLLGTSIARPLISKRLVEIAHEHGADAIAHGATGKGNDQVRFELSAYALDPNIRVIAPWREWNLSSRTKLIEFAEQHQIPIAKDKRGEAPFSVDANLLHTSSEGKALEDPAVEAPDYVYQRTVNPEDAPDTPEHIEITFEKGDATAINGEAMSPATILTALNELGRKHGIGRLDFVENRFVGMKSRGIYETPGGTILLEAHRGIEQITLDAGAGHLKDSLMPRYAELIYNGFWFSPEREMLQAAIDKSQEHVTGTVRLKLYKGSVHTVGRWSDHSLYSEAHVTFEDDAGAYDQKDAAGFIRLNALRLKLLAARNGRV, encoded by the coding sequence ATGACCGCGCCGAAAAAAGTCGTTCTGGCCTATTCCGGGGGCCTCGACACCTCGATCATCCTCAAATGGCTCCAGACCGAATATGGCTGCGAGGTCATCACCTTCACCGCCGATCTCGGTCAGGGCGAGGAACTCGAACCGGCGCGCGCAAAGGCCGAACTGCTGGGCATCCGCCCCGAGAATATCCATATCGACGACCTGCGCGAGGAATTCACCCGCGATTTCGTCTTCCCGATGTTCCGCGCCAACGCCGTCTATGAAGGCCTTTACCTGCTGGGCACCTCCATCGCGCGCCCGCTGATCTCCAAGCGCCTGGTCGAGATCGCCCATGAACACGGCGCCGACGCCATCGCCCACGGCGCCACCGGCAAGGGCAACGATCAGGTCCGCTTCGAGCTCTCCGCCTACGCGCTCGATCCCAATATCCGCGTCATCGCGCCGTGGCGCGAATGGAACCTCTCCAGCCGCACCAAGCTGATCGAATTCGCCGAACAGCACCAGATCCCGATTGCCAAGGACAAGCGCGGCGAGGCCCCGTTCAGCGTCGACGCCAACCTGCTCCACACCTCCTCCGAGGGCAAGGCGCTCGAAGACCCCGCCGTCGAGGCCCCCGATTACGTCTATCAGCGCACCGTCAACCCCGAGGACGCGCCGGACACCCCCGAACATATCGAAATCACCTTCGAAAAGGGCGACGCCACCGCCATCAACGGCGAGGCGATGTCGCCGGCCACCATCCTGACCGCCCTGAACGAACTTGGCCGCAAACACGGCATCGGCCGCCTCGATTTCGTCGAAAACCGCTTCGTCGGCATGAAATCCCGCGGCATCTACGAAACCCCCGGCGGCACCATCCTGCTGGAGGCCCATCGCGGCATCGAACAGATCACGCTGGACGCGGGCGCAGGCCACCTGAAAGACAGCCTCATGCCCCGCTATGCCGAGCTGATCTATAACGGCTTCTGGTTCTCGCCCGAGCGCGAAATGCTGCAAGCCGCCATCGACAAATCACAGGAACACGTCACCGGCACGGTGCGGCTGAAACTCTACAAGGGCTCCGTGCACACCGTCGGCCGCTGGTCCGACCATTCGCTGTATTCCGAGGCCCATGTGACCTTCGAGGACGACGCCGGCGCCTATGACCAGAAGGACGCGGCCGGGTTTATTCGGTTGAACGCGCTGCGGTTGAAGCTGCTGGCGGCGAGGAATGGGCGGGTTTGA
- a CDS encoding rhodanese-related sulfurtransferase yields MLTVAALYHFTPFPDPEAIKAPLAKTACANGVKGTLLLAREGINGTIAGTREGIDAVLAHIRALPGCADLIWKESTAADMPFGRMKVRIKREIVTMGQPDVDPTAAVGHYVEPAAWNDLIAAEDVAIIDTRNDYEVEIGTFEGAVNPNTKSFRDFPAWWQDNAHRFHNKRVAMFCTGGIRCEKSTNYLLSQGVEDVFHLKGGILKYLEEVPEQDSRWNGECFVFDQRVSLGHGLKQGDYTLCHACRRPLSPQDKTRPEYEDGVSCHRCIGEYSDADRARFRERQHQVELAEQRGEDHIGADHGKDR; encoded by the coding sequence ATGCTGACCGTCGCCGCACTTTATCATTTCACCCCTTTCCCCGATCCGGAGGCCATCAAGGCCCCGCTGGCCAAAACCGCCTGCGCGAATGGCGTCAAGGGCACGTTGCTGCTGGCCCGTGAAGGGATCAACGGCACCATCGCCGGCACCCGCGAAGGCATTGATGCCGTGCTTGCCCATATCCGCGCGCTGCCGGGCTGTGCCGATCTGATCTGGAAGGAAAGCACCGCTGCGGACATGCCGTTCGGGCGCATGAAAGTCCGGATCAAGCGTGAGATCGTGACAATGGGTCAACCCGATGTCGACCCGACCGCCGCCGTCGGCCACTACGTCGAGCCTGCGGCATGGAACGATCTTATCGCCGCCGAGGATGTGGCCATCATCGACACCCGCAACGACTACGAAGTCGAAATCGGCACGTTCGAGGGCGCGGTAAACCCCAACACAAAAAGCTTCCGCGACTTCCCCGCATGGTGGCAGGACAACGCGCACCGCTTTCACAACAAGCGCGTCGCCATGTTCTGTACCGGCGGCATACGCTGCGAGAAATCCACCAACTACCTTCTGTCACAGGGCGTAGAGGACGTGTTCCACCTGAAAGGCGGCATCCTGAAATATCTGGAAGAGGTGCCGGAACAGGACTCCCGCTGGAACGGCGAATGCTTCGTGTTCGATCAGCGCGTCAGCCTCGGTCACGGTCTGAAACAGGGCGACTACACTCTGTGCCACGCCTGCCGCCGCCCGCTCTCCCCACAGGACAAGACCCGCCCGGAATATGAGGACGGCGTATCCTGTCATCGCTGCATCGGTGAATATTCCGACGCCGACCGCGCGCGCTTCCGCGAACGCCAGCATCAGGTCGAACTCGCCGAACAACGGGGCGAGGATCATATCGGCGCGGATCACGGCAAGGACAGATAA
- a CDS encoding IS5 family transposase (programmed frameshift), translated as MCNLFWLTDAQMARLKPFFPKSHGKPRVDDRRVLSGIIFINRNGLRWCDAPREYGPAKTLYNRWKRWCENGVFARIMMGLAAESAEHKTIMIDATYLKAHRTASSLRVKKGGRARQIGRTKGGMNTKLHAVTDAKGRPIQFFMSAGQVSDYTGAAALLGSLPKAGWMLADRGYDADWFREALKDKGIKVCIPGRKSRKKAIKYDKRRYKRRNRIEIMFGRLKDWRRVATRYDRCPETFFSAILLAATVIFWL; from the exons ATGTGCAATCTTTTCTGGCTGACGGACGCGCAGATGGCGCGTCTGAAACCGTTCTTTCCCAAAAGTCACGGCAAGCCACGCGTTGATGACCGTCGCGTGTTGAGTGGAATAATATTCATCAATCGCAACGGGTTGCGATGGTGCGATGCGCCGAGGGAATACGGCCCGGCAAAGACGCTCTATAACCGCTGGAAGCGCTGGTGCGAGAACGGCGTCTTCGCCCGGATCATGATGGGCCTGGCCGCTGAGAGTGCCGAACACAAGACGATCATGATCGATGCGACTTACCTGAAAGCACATCGCACGGCCTCAAGCCTGCGGGTCA AAAAAGGGGGGCGCGCGCGCCAGATAGGGCGCACGAAAGGCGGCATGAACACGAAACTGCATGCCGTCACCGATGCGAAAGGACGCCCAATCCAGTTCTTCATGTCGGCCGGGCAAGTGAGCGACTACACTGGCGCGGCAGCGCTGCTGGGCAGTTTGCCAAAGGCCGGCTGGATGCTTGCGGACAGGGGCTATGACGCCGATTGGTTTCGGGAAGCGTTGAAAGACAAGGGGATAAAGGTTTGCATCCCCGGCCGAAAGTCCCGCAAGAAGGCGATCAAATACGACAAGCGGCGCTACAAACGTCGCAACCGCATCGAGATCATGTTCGGTCGCCTCAAGGACTGGCGCCGCGTGGCCACTCGATACGACCGATGCCCCGAAACATTCTTCTCTGCAATCCTGCTCGCCGCCACCGTCATCTTCTGGTTATGA
- the maiA gene encoding maleylacetoacetate isomerase, protein MALKFYGYFRSSAAYRCRIAFNLKSVQPEVLPVNLRAGEQQADAFTAINPQGLVPALDTGTEVLSQSLAIIEWLEEVHPQPPLLPADPVARAQVRAFAQIIACDIHPLQNLRVLNHLKARFGLDQTGAQDWCRHWIAEGLSACETVAAAQTHAGAFTFGTSPGLADICLIPQLFSADRFGVEITAFPRLQDIRAACDALPAFAAAHPSQQPDAI, encoded by the coding sequence GTGGCGTTGAAGTTCTATGGCTATTTCCGTTCCTCTGCCGCCTATCGCTGCCGGATCGCGTTCAACCTGAAATCCGTGCAACCCGAAGTCTTGCCCGTCAATCTCCGCGCGGGTGAGCAACAGGCCGACGCCTTCACCGCGATAAACCCGCAGGGTCTGGTTCCGGCACTGGATACCGGCACGGAGGTTCTGTCCCAGTCCCTCGCAATCATCGAGTGGCTGGAGGAGGTCCATCCGCAGCCCCCCTTGCTCCCCGCCGATCCGGTCGCCCGCGCCCAAGTCCGCGCTTTCGCACAGATCATCGCCTGCGATATTCATCCGCTGCAAAACCTGCGGGTGCTCAACCACCTCAAAGCGAGATTTGGGCTGGACCAAACCGGCGCGCAAGACTGGTGCCGTCATTGGATCGCTGAAGGCCTTTCCGCCTGCGAAACTGTCGCTGCCGCACAGACCCATGCGGGTGCGTTCACCTTCGGCACCAGTCCCGGCCTCGCCGATATATGTCTCATCCCGCAGCTTTTCTCCGCCGACCGCTTCGGGGTGGAGATAACCGCCTTCCCACGCCTTCAGGACATCCGCGCCGCCTGCGACGCCCTGCCAGCCTTCGCCGCCGCCCATCCCAGCCAGCAGCCCGACGCGATCTGA